The window GTCACATCGCGCGCGCCGTGACGAACCGACCGCACGTGCTTCTGGCCTATTCATATATCATGTACATGGCGCTTTTTGCCGGCGGTCGCTTCATAGCCGCCTCTCTCGAGGCCGCTGGTCAGGATTTCTGGAACGAGCAGCCGTCTCCCGAAAATTCAATCTGGCACTCGTTGAGCAACGGGGAAACGGCTGACGAGGCGTACCGCCCATCCCCGCCGGTCCGATTCTTCCACTTTGACACACTGACGGACGGGGAAGACCTGAAGCAGGAGTATAAGCAGCGCCTGGCCGACTCAGAGGTGATGCTGACGACCCGCGAGAAACGCGACATTGTCCAGGAGGCTGTTTGCATTTTCGAAAACATTATCCTGCTGACAGCACAGCTGGACCTGGCGTGCTCCCTGATGGGGCAGGAGACCATGGAGCGGAGCGATTCTGTGCATTCTTTCTCGAGTATCCTCGGGAGTAACCTATTCAACCGCTTCCGCGACAGCATTGTCGTCACCAAGGAGCGTCGAGAGCGCGCATTCGCCAAGACCAGATCGGCAAGGCAGTCTAGCGCAAGCTCAGCCTCGGCTCACCTAACTTCCTTGTCTGAACCAGAAATACAGATGTGTCCAGCGTTGAAAAAGTCTGTACGATTCGAAGCGGCGCCGACCTGTCCCGTGCGCAGCCGCGAGGGTTCAATCCACTCcggcacctcgccgcccgagaGCCTCAACATGGCTTCGATACGGTTGCAGGCTGTCAGTGTCGTCAATTGGATGCTTGTTGCCGTAGTGGGCATCATGTTCCTCGGAGCGATGCTGACTGGCCATCGTGGTACCATATAgagccgagggcgaggtagGATGTATGGTGGTGCCGTTGCAATAGGAAGGCAGTGGAGGAACAAGGGCCGCGCGTGCAAAGACAAGGCACGGCATTTGCATTGATTTGGACATTCGGGATAGTCGATTGGGACTGTGCATGTGTAGGACCGcaaagccgtcgtcgacgggtaCATGACCTGGCACGCTTGTTTCTTACACACTCCTAGATAGGAAGGCTGACGAGGCAGAGAATCACAGTGGAGCATAGCGTGATGTGTCTCAAGGTTAAAACGAAAACCAGCACATTTTACTGCAATACTGCATGATTCATGTCTAAGTAGACTGGATTAGTATCCTGTCGCTATCCCCAATCAAACGCTTCGCCACCCAATGCTCATCAACGCCGAGTTATTACGGCCAGTCCACCGGCGGACGGGTAAGATGATGTTTCAATAAACAATTACACAAGAAAGGAACCAAAACCGTCAGCATTCGTCACGATCCcagtcggcgtcgacatcggCCCATCCGGCAAGATGCCTCTCGCCTCCAAACTCGCCGACCTGGCGGAGGTGGCGGGCCTGGGCCGTGCTATTCTGCCAGTTGCGGACGAGATGGTCGTCAgaggcggtgacgagggcgccgtcgacggtccaGCTGACCGTCGTGACCTCGCGGCTATGGCCTCGAACAAGGGGCGTGCCTATGCGGAAGATGGGGAAGGCAGCCGTCTGGTTGATGGCGGGCCAAGGAACGACAGGGGCCGGCGAGAGGTGCTCGCGCAGGGATGAGGCGGCACGAAGATGGCGATCGTCGGTGGGGAAGAGGACGGCGCAGTTTCTGGaggagccgacggcgaggagattGGAGCCGTGGCCGGGACGCATGGCAGACTTGACGAAAAAGGAGCCGACGGTGAGCCTCTCGTGCCTCAGGCCGTAGAGCGGACCAAGTCCGACGACGCCAGCGGGCCGGCGCCTGTATGCATTGTCGCAAAGCTCGGGGgcgtggccgaggatgaggtgGTTCGTCGAGTAGGCGTACACGGTGCTGTCCTTGCAGACGGCAAAGAGGCGCGAGGCGTCGTTGTTGAGAGTCATGGAGGTGATGCCATACGCGCGCCAGGTGTGGGTCGAAGGCTCCGGTGTCTCGGCCAAGGGCGTCTCTTCGTTCTGTCGACGAGGCTTAATATACCTGGTATCCCAGAGCTTGACGCAAGCGTTGGCCTCGGACGCCGTGAGGAGAAGGTGCTCCCGACCGGCGGGAAACCACTTGATGGCGGTGACGGAGGCCGAACTGACGATGTCCGAATATTTGCGAACATGGGCCTTGAGGATGGTATTCACCGTCGTCACATTCGTCGGCTCCAAGGTAGCATCCAGGCCGTCCGATGGGTTGGGGCCAGTGATCCCAGTGACCGGTGTCGAGGAGCATCGCAGGTCCCAGATCTGCACCCGGCTTGCCCTGTCCGAGGTGGCGAGGACTGCACCCCTAGCGTCGGCAGGTTGAAAGGCGACTTGGCGCAGAGAGTCCCAGTGACCACCACCAAGTTCATGGGCGATGGTCTCGGTCGCCGTGTCGACGATTTTACCTGATCGGTCGCCGCAAGCAGTTGCTAGCCGAGTGTCATCCATGGAAAAGTCCATATCCATTATGGCATTATCATGGACCTTGATGACGGAAGATAGCTTggcatcgccctcggcgacccTGTAGGGTTTAAAGAGACGGACGAAcccttgctcgtcgccgatggctgTGCGCGGAGTTCTGTTGGCGCTCGCGAGGCTGAATGGTATGCACGTGCCCGGTTGGTCGAAGGGCAGGCAATGGTAAATGTCGGAACTTTCGCTGCAGAAGGAGGCTGACTCGGCTCGTACATCACAGGCCGGTGTGGCGAGCCAGTGCCCGCCAGGACGGGCAGAGAAGCCGTGTTCACGATCGAGCAGCCGGGCCTCGAAGCCTC of the Drechmeria coniospora strain ARSEF 6962 chromosome 01, whole genome shotgun sequence genome contains:
- a CDS encoding WD domain-containing protein; translated protein: MHRHEYPAAAVPSSPPLASSSSPARPFPSPSRTDGKERRVPSVTPRRFRRFFTPRSLPPRATLGALGAAAINRQLPTPQSPASHLLASDLNADADADSASSDSACPSSPTERLAAMEEDSNKRRWPRRHESSAKRRRGLRQAEPLQEPLLLTGEREETTDPPAEARQSPSERRSATLVSHPRLPNAEATSHANDQSEFFKASRKGAQAQVRKSNPYHGPVVNSDVGPDTMVDDYRPQPIRKLRNRGFEARLLDREHGFSARPGGHWLATPACDVRAESASFCSESSDIYHCLPFDQPGTCIPFSLASANRTPRTAIGDEQGFVRLFKPYRVAEGDAKLSSVIKVHDNAIMDMDFSMDDTRLATACGDRSGKIVDTATETIAHELGGGHWDSLRQVAFQPADARGAVLATSDRASRVQIWDLRCSSTPVTGITGPNPSDGLDATLEPTNVTTVNTILKAHVRKYSDIVSSASVTAIKWFPAGREHLLLTASEANACVKLWDTRYIKPRRQNEETPLAETPEPSTHTWRAYGITSMTLNNDASRLFAVCKDSTVYAYSTNHLILGHAPELCDNAYRRRPAGVVGLGPLYGLRHERLTVGSFFVKSAMRPGHGSNLLAVGSSRNCAVLFPTDDRHLRAASSLREHLSPAPVVPWPAINQTAAFPIFRIGTPLVRGHSREVTTVSWTVDGALVTASDDHLVRNWQNSTAQARHLRQVGEFGGERHLAGWADVDADWDRDEC